The Xiphophorus couchianus chromosome 6, X_couchianus-1.0, whole genome shotgun sequence genomic interval TTTTGGTACTAACAAATATCTATGAAAGAAAGCAGACACATTCCTccaagcttttaaaaatcatgagCATGAAAGGTTAACACGTTTCAACTGATGTCACTGATGTCTTTgagtttaattttagaaatgtttatgttttctctgtcaGAATGCCACCATTTTGTCATCTCATTAAAcccttcttctgtttttgccttttagCCGAGCCGTTGCATGTTCTACGGAAGGATGATCAGCGACACATTGTTTGGTATCGAGCTGTTTTCCAAAAGAACCCAAAAATTCACTCTGAACTGACAATGGCACAAGCACAACTGAAAGTATCCGGTTCTGGCTTAGGTAACAATCCCAAAACTAGAAGATACATCAAAGTTAAAATTAATGGGATGAAGCCAAGAAACTCTGCTGCATGGACCTACAATGACAGCAATTCAATGATCCCAAGGGTGACCCTGGACATCAGCTCTGAGGCAAGCAGAGGGATGTGGATAGATGATCAAGTACTGGTCGTAGATGTAGGGATGGCTCCACTTAGCAGGAAAGCCTCTAAATTAAAGCCGACTGTGACTCTGGAACTGGGCCTAAAGGACTCTGTCCCCTCTCGGGGCGGAAGGTGGCGCCGCTCAAACAAGGAAGACCACTGTGATGAGCGAGGGTGGTGCTGCCGGAAGTCTGTGACCGTGTCCTTCAAAGATATCGGATGGACGGACTGGGTGGTGGCCCCAACCGAGTACACCATGCATTTCTGTGACGGCacctgcccccacaactacaaGCCGGCCAGCATGCACACACAGGTGAAGTCCCGCCTGCACCAGATCACCAAGGGAGAGATGCCCCGGCCCTGCTGCGTCCCGGCAGCGTACGAGCCCATGGTGCTGATGCACTACGACAGCAGGGGGAAGCTGAAGCTGACTCTGTTCAACGACTTCATCGTCACTAAATGTCACTGTGCCTGAGCAGAACATGCAACAGACTGTTTCAACGCCTTTagactccatccatccacccatccatccatccatccattcacccatccatccatagATGCTCCTCCAGGGATTATGGcattaaattaaacaagaaGAATATCTTGTGTGACGTAGGTTAGTTATTAAAAAGGTGgatttcataaattaaatactTGACTTGATTAAAAGTGCATTTATTCactataaatggaaaaaaatcccaggtatttatttaatgtttgtttatttattatttgttttattatatcaCTGTTGTGCTCCGTTACACCAGATGCATTGAGCTGCATTGTTTTATAGGACTTTGATATTCTGAGTGTTGTCTTATGCATTTCTATAattgaaaattaataaaacttcaatttaaaaaaacataactgttttTCTTGAATTTATCACTGTGCAAATCTgatagattaaaacaaaaatcaacgtCCTGACATGTTTTGGGAAGAAAACAATAAACCTTTTCAGATTAGTAAAGTCAGGGAGGGGCTGGGAGTTTCCGACCAGATAAGGTCTTACTCACTCAGATGGCCTTGAAAGCGTTGCTAAGCATCGCCTTGattcattaatttaaaagaaagctgCCGGGCAATTTAGTCCAAACTGGCATATCAGGAGACAAAcctttacaatatttttatggCATATTATCAAATCTTCCTTTGGTCATTTCCTTTCCGTGCTGCCTAGGTAATGTTTGGCAACAACTGAAATCCCCACCAGAAATCTCAAAGGCACAATTCAAGGCCAGAGCTGTGTTACCGGAGAACAAAGATGAATGCAATAAAGAGGGCACCTTGATATGAGCCAGTCGCAgtagcagaaagaaaaagaaaagtttacagTGTAATAACCCTACCTCTTTTAATGAGTAGTACAGGTGAGG includes:
- the gdf15 gene encoding growth/differentiation factor 15 yields the protein MDKPIPQWWSTYKSTLASRLTMLTSHTPALLASYTLLLLLVPTSGVLQPDAARQGLLETSNVDDRGPLILEAVKKGILGSLGLDKEPKPAMKASQRELRKMFKLYREKISEMRRNSSQSVRETWQSNTSTVLFPAEPLHVLRKDDQRHIVWYRAVFQKNPKIHSELTMAQAQLKVSGSGLGNNPKTRRYIKVKINGMKPRNSAAWTYNDSNSMIPRVTLDISSEASRGMWIDDQVLVVDVGMAPLSRKASKLKPTVTLELGLKDSVPSRGGRWRRSNKEDHCDERGWCCRKSVTVSFKDIGWTDWVVAPTEYTMHFCDGTCPHNYKPASMHTQVKSRLHQITKGEMPRPCCVPAAYEPMVLMHYDSRGKLKLTLFNDFIVTKCHCA